A stretch of the Medicago truncatula cultivar Jemalong A17 chromosome 5, MtrunA17r5.0-ANR, whole genome shotgun sequence genome encodes the following:
- the LOC11437117 gene encoding 2-oxoglutarate-dependent dioxygenase 19, which yields MFSVKRLVESNNLSSIPSNYICQTNIQDYSIVLNETEIIPTIDFSQLISSNPMERSMAIQKLGNACRDWGFFMLINHGVSETLRDEVLRTSQCFFDLPSEEKKEYISEKLFDPIRCGTSFNLKVDKTLYWRDYLKCYVHPQFDAPSKPPGFSETLEEYTTKSREVIGELLKGISLSLSLEENYIHNMMNVDSGSQLLVINYYPPCPKPELVMGLPAHTDHGLLTLLMQNEHSGLQIEHNGKWIPVNPVPNSFLINTGDHLEIITNGKYKSIVHRAVVMNKKAARISVGTAHGPTLDTIVTPAPELLSKDNPSAYRGITYRDYLQLQQSRELARNSCLDYIRI from the exons ATGTTTAGCGTTAAGCGTTTAGTTGAATCAAACAATCTAAGTTCTATTCCTTCAAACTACATTTGCCAAACAAATATTCAAGATTATTCCATAGTGTTGAATGAAACAGAAATTATTCCAACAATCGACTTTTCCCAGCTCATATCTTCCAATCCTATGGAACGTTCCATGGCAATCCAAAAACTTGGCAATGCTTGCCGCGATTGGGGTTTCTTTATG CTAATCAATCATGGGGTATCTGAGACGCTGAGGGATGAGGTTTTAAGAACAAGCCAATGCTTTTTCGATCTGCCaagtgaagaaaaaaaggaGTACATAAGTGAAAAGCTATTTGATCCAATTAGATGTGGTACAAGCTTTAATTTGAAGGTAGACAAAACCCTCTATTGGAGAGATTATCTCAAATGTTATGTTCATCCTCAATTTGATGCTCCTTCCAAGCCCCCTGGGTTTAG TGAAACTTTAGAGGAATATACCACAAAGAGTAGGGAAGTTATTGGAGAGTTGCTAAAAGGAATATCACTGAGCTTGAGCCTAGAAGAAAATTACATACACAACATGATGAATGTAGACTCAGGCTCTCAACTTCTTGTTATCAACTATTACCCACCTTGTCCTAAGCCTGAGCTGGTTATGGGTCTACCTGCTCACACAGATCATGGGCTTTTGACCCTCTTAATGCAGAATGAACACAGTGGACTTCAGATTGAACATAATGGCAAGTGGATTCCTGTTAACCCTGTGCCCAACTCCTTTCTCATCAATACTGGGGATCATTTGGAG ATAATTACCAATGGGAAATACAAGAGTATTGTTCATCGTGCTGTGGTGATGAATAAGAAAGCTGCAAGAATTTCTGTTGGGACAGCACATGGGCCCACTCTTGACACCATTGTCACCCCTGCACCAGAGCTGCTTAGCAAGGATAACCCCTCAGCATATAGAGGCATTACATACAGAGATTACTTGCAGCTTCAACAAAGTCGTGAATTAGCAAGAAATTCTTGCTTAGATTATATTCgaatttaa